A genomic window from Halomonas sp. LR3S48 includes:
- a CDS encoding type VI secretion system Vgr family protein, translating into MAAETGLQFTLELAGADSADLAVVDFSLEEALSAPFTLTVRFASRDGSLSASALLDRPVTLTIWQDGEVLRRVNAIVSEFGRGDRGHRRTMYSLVAHPALWRLGLRQNSRIFQQVSPLTVINTLCDERSLTDVAFAATREPQEREYLTQYRETDLAFLQRLAAEEGLFYFHEFFETDGDTPSAAHRLVFADAPQALAHLGERSYHGRAGGTPPQRHVRKLEQLARVAPASVTLKDYSFKNPAYAQLHEHVGDELEAHGQRDDYEHYDYPGRYKADASGEAFTRIRLEHLRNDALTCRAESDLPELAPGSRFTLTDHDLSELNRDWQVVEVTHHGSQPQALEEDGFTQGDAAGLGQMTKFDNTLVLTPADRAWRPKPNAKPRVDGPQIAFVVGPEGEEIYCDEHGRVKVQFPWDRYAEPNETASAWVRVSQGWAGGGYGSIAIPRIGHEVVVSYLEGDPDQPLITGRTYHAVNTPPYALPAHKTRTVIRTQSHQGEGFNELRFEDQAGEEQIWLHAQKDLELLTNNDRTEEIGNDSFLTVHHDRIGEIDGDDHHTVRSNRHEQTDGNQHLTVQGTLHVKAGQAWLSECGRELHIKAGHKVVLEAGSEMTLNAGGSFLKLDGGGVTLVGPTVKVNAGGSPGSGSGQAVEAPLLPGRAVPEMHEAIEPVTHEALLEASAKEASIVQLCQKQRDGSCPLANCPCRGRSG; encoded by the coding sequence ATGGCCGCTGAAACCGGACTCCAATTCACCCTCGAACTTGCCGGGGCTGACTCGGCCGACCTGGCGGTGGTCGACTTCTCCCTGGAAGAAGCGCTCTCGGCGCCCTTCACCCTTACGGTGCGCTTCGCCAGCCGCGATGGCAGCCTCTCCGCCAGCGCGCTGCTCGATCGCCCGGTGACCCTGACGATCTGGCAGGACGGCGAGGTGCTGCGCCGGGTCAACGCCATCGTCAGCGAGTTCGGCCGCGGCGACCGCGGCCACCGCCGCACCATGTACTCGCTGGTCGCCCACCCGGCGCTGTGGCGCCTCGGCCTGCGCCAGAACTCGCGCATCTTCCAGCAGGTCTCGCCGCTCACGGTCATCAACACCCTGTGCGACGAGCGCAGCCTCACCGACGTGGCCTTCGCCGCCACTCGGGAACCGCAGGAAAGGGAGTACCTGACGCAGTACCGCGAAACGGACCTCGCCTTCCTCCAGCGCCTGGCCGCCGAAGAAGGCCTGTTCTACTTCCACGAGTTCTTCGAGACCGACGGCGACACCCCCAGCGCCGCCCACCGCCTGGTGTTCGCCGACGCGCCCCAGGCGCTGGCCCACCTGGGCGAGCGCAGCTACCACGGCCGGGCCGGCGGCACCCCGCCCCAGCGCCATGTGCGCAAGCTCGAACAGCTCGCCCGGGTCGCCCCGGCCTCGGTCACGCTCAAGGACTACTCGTTCAAGAACCCGGCCTATGCCCAGCTGCATGAGCATGTGGGAGATGAGCTCGAGGCCCATGGCCAGAGAGACGACTACGAGCACTACGACTACCCCGGCCGCTACAAGGCCGACGCCTCCGGCGAGGCCTTCACCCGTATCCGTCTCGAGCACCTGCGCAACGACGCCCTGACCTGCCGCGCCGAAAGCGACCTGCCCGAGCTTGCCCCGGGCAGCCGCTTCACCCTCACCGACCATGACCTCAGTGAGCTCAACCGCGACTGGCAGGTGGTGGAGGTTACGCACCACGGCAGCCAGCCCCAGGCCCTTGAGGAAGACGGCTTCACTCAAGGTGATGCGGCAGGGCTAGGGCAGATGACCAAGTTCGACAACACCCTGGTGCTGACCCCCGCCGACCGCGCCTGGCGCCCCAAGCCCAACGCCAAGCCCCGGGTCGACGGCCCGCAGATCGCCTTCGTCGTCGGCCCCGAAGGCGAGGAGATCTATTGCGACGAGCACGGCCGGGTCAAGGTGCAGTTCCCCTGGGACCGCTACGCCGAGCCCAACGAAACCGCCAGTGCCTGGGTGCGGGTGTCCCAAGGCTGGGCCGGCGGTGGTTACGGCAGTATCGCCATTCCGCGGATCGGCCATGAGGTGGTCGTCAGCTACCTGGAGGGCGACCCCGATCAGCCGCTGATCACCGGGCGCACCTACCACGCCGTCAACACGCCACCCTACGCGCTGCCGGCGCACAAGACCCGCACCGTCATCCGCACCCAGAGCCACCAGGGCGAAGGGTTCAACGAACTTCGCTTCGAAGACCAGGCCGGCGAAGAGCAGATCTGGTTGCACGCCCAGAAGGACCTGGAACTGCTCACCAACAACGACCGCACTGAAGAGATCGGCAACGACAGCTTCCTCACCGTGCATCACGACCGCATCGGCGAGATCGACGGCGACGATCACCACACCGTGCGCAGCAACCGCCATGAGCAGACCGACGGCAACCAGCACCTCACGGTTCAAGGCACGCTGCACGTCAAGGCCGGTCAGGCCTGGCTCAGCGAATGCGGCCGCGAACTGCACATCAAGGCCGGCCACAAGGTGGTGCTCGAAGCCGGCAGCGAAATGACGCTGAACGCCGGCGGCAGCTTCCTCAAGCTCGACGGCGGCGGCGTGACCCTGGTCGGGCCCACGGTGAAAGTCAACGCCGGCGGCAGCCCCGGCTCCGGTTCCGGCCAGGCGGTGGAAGCGCCGCTGCTGCCGGGCCGGGCAGTGCCGGAGATGCATGAGGCGATAGAGCCCGTGACGCACGAAGCGCTGCTCGAGGCTTCAGCCAAAGAGGCATCTATTGTTCAACTCTGTCAGAAACAACGCGATGGCAGTTGCCCGCTGGCAAACTGCCCCTGTCGCGGTAGGAGTGGCTGA
- a CDS encoding Hcp family type VI secretion system effector, which translates to MPTPCYISIEGQTQGNITAGAFTPDSVGNIYVEGHEDEMLVQEFKHVVTVPTDPQSGQPSGQRAHKPFVFTVALNKAVPLMYNALASGEMLPNVELKWYRTSVEGKQEHFFTTTLTDATIVDINLRMPHAQDATKAEFTQLMDVSLAYRKIDWEHTVAGTSGSDDWRAPSEA; encoded by the coding sequence ATGCCAACTCCCTGCTATATCAGCATCGAAGGCCAGACCCAGGGCAACATCACCGCGGGTGCCTTCACTCCGGATTCCGTCGGCAACATCTACGTGGAAGGCCACGAAGACGAGATGCTGGTTCAGGAGTTCAAGCACGTCGTGACCGTGCCGACCGACCCGCAGTCCGGCCAGCCTTCCGGCCAGCGCGCCCACAAGCCGTTCGTCTTCACCGTGGCCCTGAACAAGGCCGTGCCGCTGATGTACAACGCCCTGGCGTCCGGTGAAATGCTGCCCAACGTCGAGCTGAAGTGGTACCGCACCTCCGTCGAGGGCAAGCAGGAGCACTTCTTCACCACCACCCTGACCGACGCCACCATCGTCGACATCAACCTGCGCATGCCCCATGCCCAGGACGCCACCAAGGCCGAGTTCACTCAGCTGATGGACGTCTCCCTGGCCTACCGCAAGATCGACTGGGAACACACCGTCGCCGGCACCTCCGGTTCCGACGACTGGCGCGCCCCGTCCGAAGCCTGA
- the dksA gene encoding RNA polymerase-binding protein DksA gives MQADPEAQRLLAMPEETYMNDEQLAFFQARLLAEQAEVEAHLAEVRQAIADNEHSGDELDRAAVEEELRLLLRQADRETRLLRKIRQALRRIEEGDYGYCAETGQPIGLARLMLRPTAELCLEAKERQEKREHHYSKLRGDQ, from the coding sequence ATGCAGGCCGACCCCGAGGCGCAGCGTCTGCTGGCCATGCCCGAAGAGACATACATGAACGACGAGCAGTTGGCCTTCTTCCAGGCTCGCCTGCTGGCGGAGCAAGCCGAAGTGGAGGCGCACCTCGCAGAAGTGCGCCAGGCCATTGCCGACAACGAGCACAGTGGCGACGAGCTTGATCGTGCCGCGGTAGAAGAGGAGCTGCGGCTGTTGTTGCGCCAGGCCGATCGCGAGACGCGCCTGCTGCGCAAGATTCGCCAGGCGCTGCGGCGCATCGAAGAGGGCGACTACGGCTACTGCGCCGAAACCGGCCAGCCCATCGGGTTGGCACGCCTGATGTTGCGGCCGACGGCCGAGCTGTGCCTGGAGGCCAAGGAGCGCCAGGAGAAGCGCGAACACCACTACAGCAAGCTACGAGGAGACCAGTGA
- the zigA gene encoding zinc metallochaperone GTPase ZigA, translated as MPHNALPVTVLSGFLGAGKTTLLNHILANREGRRVAVIVNDMSEVNIDAALVRGGPGSQEGEVALNRAEERLVEMSNGCICCTLREDLLVEVSRLAQEGRFDYLVIESTGISEPLPVAETFTFEDEEGKSLSSVARLDTLVTVVDGANFLEQYHEAKLLAEAGESLGEEDLRNVADLLVDQIEFCNVLLISKTDLIDEAQLAEVKAVLRALNPAAELIPMANGQVPLDAVLDTGRFSFEQAQLSPGWLKELRGEHVPETEEYGISSFVYRARRPFHPQKFHELLHGNWFGGKLLRSKGFFWLATRPEFAGQWSQAGGIAHYGFAGMFWKAVPESRWPKDPESRGYIMEQWEEPFGDMRQELVFIGQNLDEAKIRQALDACLIGDAELADGPQAWVSLPDPFPVWESPG; from the coding sequence ATGCCCCACAATGCCTTGCCCGTTACCGTTCTGTCCGGCTTTCTCGGGGCCGGCAAGACCACCCTGCTCAACCATATCCTGGCCAACCGAGAGGGTCGTCGCGTGGCGGTGATCGTCAACGACATGAGCGAGGTGAACATCGATGCCGCCCTGGTGCGGGGTGGTCCGGGCAGCCAGGAGGGCGAGGTGGCCCTCAACCGGGCAGAGGAGCGCCTGGTGGAGATGAGCAACGGCTGCATCTGCTGCACCCTGCGCGAGGATCTGCTGGTAGAAGTGAGCCGGCTGGCACAGGAAGGGCGCTTCGACTACCTGGTGATCGAATCCACCGGCATCTCCGAGCCGCTGCCGGTAGCGGAAACCTTCACCTTCGAGGACGAGGAGGGGAAGAGCCTTTCCAGCGTCGCCCGGCTGGATACCCTGGTCACGGTGGTCGATGGCGCCAACTTCCTCGAGCAGTACCACGAGGCGAAATTACTGGCGGAAGCGGGCGAGAGCCTCGGTGAGGAGGACCTGCGCAACGTGGCCGACCTGCTGGTCGACCAGATCGAGTTCTGCAACGTGTTATTGATCAGCAAGACCGATTTGATCGACGAGGCGCAGCTGGCCGAGGTGAAGGCTGTGCTGCGCGCGCTCAATCCCGCTGCCGAGCTGATCCCCATGGCCAATGGCCAGGTGCCGCTCGACGCGGTGCTCGACACCGGTCGCTTCAGCTTCGAGCAGGCTCAGCTTTCCCCGGGCTGGCTCAAGGAATTGCGTGGCGAACACGTTCCCGAGACCGAGGAGTACGGTATTTCGAGTTTCGTCTACCGGGCCCGGCGCCCCTTTCACCCGCAGAAATTCCACGAGCTGTTGCACGGGAACTGGTTTGGCGGCAAGCTGCTGCGCTCGAAGGGGTTCTTCTGGCTGGCAACGCGACCGGAGTTCGCCGGGCAGTGGAGCCAGGCGGGCGGCATCGCGCACTATGGCTTCGCCGGCATGTTCTGGAAGGCCGTGCCCGAGTCGCGCTGGCCCAAGGATCCGGAGAGTCGCGGCTATATCATGGAACAGTGGGAAGAACCGTTTGGCGACATGCGCCAGGAGCTGGTTTTCATCGGGCAGAACCTCGACGAGGCAAAGATACGCCAAGCGTTGGATGCCTGTTTGATCGGCGATGCCGAACTGGCGGATGGTCCCCAGGCTTGGGTCTCGCTGCCCGATCCCTTCCCGGTCTGGGAGTCGCCTGGCTGA
- a CDS encoding D-alanyl-D-alanine carboxypeptidase, with protein sequence MHTYNRHYLGVAIFLLFCIQLLSIGTAQANPRYAAIVIDVESGDVLHAANADATRYPASLTKMMTLYMLFEALENGSMHMSQSLPVSSHAASMPASKLWLSAGSSITVEEAIKALVVRSANDVAVVVAEALGSTESGFARMMTQRASELGMPNTVFRNASGLPDNAQVTTARDMATLSIRLMQDYPQYYHYFSTQSFTYRGTTHTSHNRLVRNYPGADGLKTGFIRASGFNVATSAIRDNRRIVSVVMGGFTAASRDTHMSDLLDRGFARLSMLQRGDWIARADVLGDRMELPESPPASSQQLASAPQATSMPEVSDTERRLSFQSEMDIEMGSADDPIRALIAQADAPRASSGNWAVQVGAFNDADQARHLATRAADQLASLLNDVRVSVAESGGERRVFRARLVDLQENDAHSACNSLRAQGMDCMVVAHY encoded by the coding sequence ATGCACACCTACAACCGACATTACCTCGGTGTGGCCATCTTTCTTTTATTCTGCATTCAGCTGTTGTCGATCGGTACGGCGCAGGCCAACCCCCGTTATGCGGCCATCGTCATCGATGTCGAGAGCGGCGACGTGTTGCACGCTGCCAATGCGGACGCCACCCGATATCCTGCTTCACTGACCAAGATGATGACCCTCTACATGCTGTTCGAGGCACTCGAGAACGGCAGCATGCACATGAGTCAGTCATTGCCGGTATCGTCCCATGCCGCTTCCATGCCTGCTTCCAAGCTGTGGCTTTCGGCGGGCAGCAGCATCACGGTGGAAGAGGCCATCAAGGCCCTGGTGGTGCGCTCCGCCAACGACGTTGCCGTGGTGGTGGCCGAGGCGCTGGGCAGCACGGAGTCCGGCTTCGCGCGCATGATGACCCAGCGCGCCAGTGAACTGGGCATGCCCAATACCGTGTTCCGCAACGCATCGGGACTGCCGGACAACGCCCAGGTTACCACGGCGCGAGACATGGCCACCCTGTCAATTCGCTTGATGCAGGATTACCCGCAGTACTACCACTACTTTTCGACGCAGAGCTTCACCTATCGCGGTACCACCCATACCAGCCACAACCGACTGGTGCGCAACTATCCCGGTGCCGATGGCCTCAAGACCGGCTTCATCCGGGCCTCGGGTTTCAACGTGGCGACCTCGGCGATCCGCGACAACCGCCGTATCGTCTCGGTGGTAATGGGCGGCTTCACTGCCGCTTCGCGCGATACCCACATGAGCGACCTGCTCGACCGCGGCTTTGCTCGGCTTTCCATGCTGCAGCGTGGCGACTGGATCGCCCGGGCCGACGTGTTGGGCGACCGCATGGAGCTGCCGGAGAGCCCGCCGGCCTCGTCGCAACAGCTGGCGTCAGCGCCGCAGGCTACCTCCATGCCTGAGGTATCCGACACAGAGCGCCGCCTCTCCTTCCAGTCCGAGATGGACATCGAGATGGGTTCCGCCGACGACCCGATTCGCGCCTTGATTGCCCAGGCCGATGCGCCACGCGCTTCCAGCGGCAACTGGGCAGTACAGGTTGGTGCCTTCAACGACGCCGATCAGGCGCGACACTTGGCGACGCGCGCCGCAGATCAGTTGGCCAGCCTGTTGAACGACGTGCGCGTGTCGGTGGCGGAATCGGGCGGCGAACGGCGTGTCTTCCGCGCCCGCCTGGTCGACCTGCAGGAGAACGACGCCCACTCCGCCTGCAATAGCCTGCGTGCCCAGGGCATGGATTGCATGGTCGTTGCCCATTACTGA
- a CDS encoding ABC transporter ATP-binding protein produces the protein MSTYLLQAEGLTIRGEGVTIAPFSCSLVPGGRLTLLGETGSGKSLIAQAIMGTLPRGLVAQGQLVIDGEEFDAADNTSRRVLWGHRLALLPQEPWHALDPTMRAVSQVAESHRHVAGRDRRAAHQAAWADLAELGLVDAGSKLPGELSGGMAQRVAFAAASAGGAPIVIADEPTKGLDAPRRDAVVELLARTPEAAGALLTITHDIDVARRLGGEVVILRQGQVVERGPAQQVLTDPQSEYGQRLLAAEPSRWPRPQPLGERQAAVVSASGLAKRRGGRELFHDLSLSVSPGEIVGVVGPSGCGKSTLGDMLLGVTRTDSGEIHRAQGHPLGFQKLYQDPPAAFSPHWRLSRLLDDLVRRHRLDRAAIPPLMARLGLDENLLGRRPGEISGGELQRFAILRVLLLEPCFLFADEPTSRLDPITQRQTLELLVELARERRCGVMLVSHDPALIERICDKRISLGVTASMAEQVLDPAMA, from the coding sequence ATGAGTACCTACTTACTTCAAGCCGAGGGCCTGACGATCCGGGGCGAGGGCGTCACGATCGCGCCCTTCTCCTGTTCGCTCGTGCCCGGCGGCCGCCTGACCCTGCTCGGCGAAACCGGCTCGGGCAAGAGCCTGATCGCACAGGCCATCATGGGCACGCTGCCGCGCGGGCTTGTTGCCCAGGGCCAGCTCGTCATCGATGGCGAGGAGTTCGACGCCGCCGACAACACGTCGCGTCGCGTATTGTGGGGCCATCGCCTGGCGCTGCTGCCCCAGGAGCCCTGGCATGCACTGGACCCGACCATGCGTGCCGTTTCGCAGGTCGCCGAGAGCCACCGCCACGTGGCCGGGCGTGACCGCCGCGCCGCGCATCAGGCCGCCTGGGCCGACCTGGCCGAGCTGGGCCTGGTTGACGCGGGCAGCAAGCTGCCCGGCGAACTCTCCGGCGGCATGGCTCAGCGCGTGGCCTTTGCCGCCGCCAGTGCCGGCGGCGCTCCCATCGTGATCGCCGATGAGCCCACCAAGGGGCTCGATGCGCCGCGCCGGGACGCGGTGGTCGAACTGCTGGCGCGCACCCCCGAAGCCGCCGGCGCCCTGCTCACCATTACCCACGATATCGACGTGGCCCGCCGGTTGGGTGGCGAGGTGGTCATCCTGCGCCAGGGCCAGGTGGTCGAGCGCGGCCCGGCCCAGCAAGTGCTCACTGACCCGCAGAGTGAGTACGGCCAACGACTGCTGGCCGCCGAACCCAGTCGCTGGCCGCGACCACAGCCGCTGGGCGAGCGCCAGGCGGCGGTGGTAAGCGCCAGCGGCCTGGCCAAGCGCCGTGGCGGGCGCGAGCTGTTCCACGACCTTTCGCTCTCGGTCAGCCCCGGCGAGATCGTCGGCGTGGTCGGCCCCTCCGGCTGCGGCAAGAGCACCCTGGGCGACATGCTGCTGGGCGTGACGCGCACCGATAGCGGTGAGATTCACCGTGCCCAAGGACACCCGCTGGGCTTTCAGAAGCTCTACCAGGACCCGCCGGCGGCTTTCTCACCGCATTGGCGACTCTCCCGCCTGCTCGATGACCTGGTGCGCCGCCATCGCCTGGATCGCGCCGCCATCCCGCCGCTGATGGCGCGCCTGGGGCTCGACGAGAATCTGCTGGGGCGGCGCCCCGGCGAGATCTCGGGCGGCGAACTGCAGCGCTTCGCCATCCTGCGCGTGCTGCTGCTCGAGCCGTGCTTCCTGTTCGCCGACGAGCCCACCTCACGACTCGACCCCATCACCCAGCGCCAGACGCTCGAGCTGCTGGTGGAGCTGGCCCGTGAGCGGCGTTGCGGGGTAATGCTGGTGAGCCACGACCCGGCGCTGATCGAGCGGATCTGCGACAAGCGGATCTCACTTGGAGTCACTGCCAGCATGGCAGAACAGGTGCTGGATCCTGCCATGGCCTGA
- a CDS encoding ABC transporter permease, with amino-acid sequence MNTLTLSPARRWTLPALNGRQRLGATLLVLLLAFAWLVPWLFDADPARQQLTRILQLPSLAEPLGTDHLGRSLLARLASAVQLSFGMALLSVASAAVPGVILGVIAGWRGGWLDRVLGSLADACLALPGLLLVLLLVAIAPGNFWALYVGISLVLWIEYFRVVRARTRILVATPQLEASRLLGFGPLYLFRRHLWPELAPQVLTLAAFGAASAILAMAALGFVSVGLRPPTAELGLMMIELLPYYHEAPWAMAQPIVVLFVLVLSLNLLAGRDPR; translated from the coding sequence ATGAACACACTTACCCTGTCTCCCGCTCGGCGCTGGACGCTGCCTGCACTCAACGGCCGCCAGCGGCTCGGCGCCACGCTGCTCGTCCTGCTGCTCGCCTTCGCCTGGCTGGTGCCCTGGCTCTTCGATGCCGACCCCGCGCGCCAGCAGCTCACCCGCATCCTGCAGCTGCCGTCGCTTGCCGAGCCGCTCGGCACCGACCACCTGGGCCGCAGCCTGCTGGCCCGGCTGGCGTCCGCCGTACAACTCTCTTTCGGCATGGCGCTGCTCAGCGTGGCCAGTGCCGCCGTGCCGGGCGTGATCCTCGGCGTGATCGCCGGCTGGCGCGGTGGTTGGCTCGACCGTGTGCTGGGCAGCCTGGCCGATGCCTGCCTGGCCCTGCCCGGCCTGCTGCTGGTGCTGCTGCTGGTCGCCATTGCCCCGGGCAACTTCTGGGCGCTTTACGTCGGCATCTCGCTGGTACTGTGGATCGAGTACTTTCGCGTGGTCAGGGCCCGCACGCGAATACTGGTCGCCACCCCCCAGCTCGAGGCGAGCCGCCTGCTCGGCTTCGGCCCACTCTACCTGTTCCGTCGCCACCTGTGGCCGGAGCTCGCCCCGCAGGTGCTGACACTGGCCGCCTTCGGCGCCGCCAGTGCGATACTCGCCATGGCCGCGCTGGGCTTCGTCAGCGTCGGTCTGCGCCCGCCCACCGCCGAGCTGGGACTGATGATGATCGAGTTGCTGCCCTACTATCACGAGGCGCCCTGGGCCATGGCCCAGCCGATCGTCGTGCTGTTCGTGCTGGTGTTGAGCCTGAACCTGCTGGCCGGAAGGGATCCACGATGA
- a CDS encoding ABC transporter permease: protein MSVALASRTTPHWTAGLGGLLLQRLFQAGLVAWMVGTLTFVLTRSLPGDMAYRIAAGRYGHDMVNTNAAEAVRAELALDQPALSAYFGWLWDLVQFDLGRSLVSGEPVMAELWHQLGHSLGLAAMAVLLSLLLGPPLGLIAGLKPNGVLDRVSEVAASVLRALPPFAVGLLLILIFSVSLGWLPAAGHGRSAHGVLPALTLALALAAISSRVARNAMADVSQSAYYAFSRTKGLNERLSFLRHGLRNAAVPVVAYLGVQFVYLIEGVVVVETLFAWPGIGHALVHAIVARDVPMIQGTALVMGLMFVALNTVVDLLCHWLDPRRRSA from the coding sequence ATGAGCGTAGCACTGGCCTCACGGACGACCCCGCACTGGACGGCAGGCCTCGGCGGCCTGCTGCTGCAACGCCTGTTCCAGGCCGGGCTGGTGGCCTGGATGGTCGGCACCCTGACCTTCGTGCTGACCCGCTCGCTGCCCGGCGACATGGCCTACCGCATCGCCGCCGGGCGTTACGGTCACGACATGGTCAATACCAATGCCGCCGAGGCGGTGCGCGCCGAGCTGGCGCTGGACCAGCCGGCGCTGAGCGCCTACTTCGGCTGGCTGTGGGACCTGGTGCAGTTCGACCTGGGCCGCTCGCTGGTCAGCGGCGAGCCGGTGATGGCCGAGCTGTGGCATCAGCTCGGCCACTCCCTGGGCCTGGCGGCGATGGCCGTGCTGCTCTCGCTGCTGCTGGGTCCACCGCTGGGGCTGATCGCCGGGCTCAAGCCCAATGGCGTGCTTGACCGCGTGAGCGAAGTGGCGGCCAGCGTTCTGCGCGCCCTGCCGCCCTTCGCCGTGGGCCTGCTACTGATCCTGATCTTCTCGGTGTCGCTCGGCTGGCTACCCGCCGCCGGCCATGGCCGCAGCGCGCATGGCGTACTCCCGGCGCTGACCCTGGCGCTGGCGCTGGCCGCCATCTCCAGCCGGGTTGCGCGCAACGCCATGGCAGACGTGTCGCAGTCGGCCTACTACGCCTTCTCGCGCACCAAGGGGTTGAACGAGCGCCTCAGTTTCCTGCGCCACGGCCTGCGCAACGCCGCGGTGCCGGTGGTTGCCTACCTCGGCGTGCAGTTCGTCTACCTGATCGAGGGCGTGGTGGTGGTCGAAACCCTGTTCGCCTGGCCCGGCATCGGCCATGCCCTGGTACACGCCATCGTCGCCCGCGACGTGCCGATGATCCAGGGCACCGCCCTGGTCATGGGGCTGATGTTCGTCGCCCTCAATACCGTGGTGGACCTGCTCTGCCACTGGCTCGACCCCAGGAGGCGCAGCGCATGA
- a CDS encoding ABC transporter substrate-binding protein, whose product MLLPSRSLPHRSLLLGLALLPLSAAADRPLSVVAPWEITGADPSTSGYVYARMRVAETLVDTDADGQPAPGLAASWQPSEDGLTWRFALREDVSFHDGSPLTAEAAATSLQHAQAKPGILDSAPIAGIEAEGNEVVIQLESPFAPLPALLAHSTTLILAPGAFDDEGRVTQVIGTGPYRVESVAPPQRLGVERFDDYWGEAPSIDSASYLAVGRGETRALMAESGDADVVFTLDPASRARLARNDRLAMHAEPLPRTIVFKVNAEHPLLEDARARQALSLAIDREGIAAGLLRDPEAAAPELFPASLGPWHLGLEADEAQDVERARELLAEMGWEANGSGVLERDGEPFELTLRTFSDRPELPLVATALQDQWREIGVALEVAVGNASEIPSGHRDGSLELGLMARNYGLVPDPLGTLLDDFGTDPESMGGDWGAMGWHDADLAGWLDTLRQEAEPEARTELAGQVARRLNEAMPVVPVAWYQQTAAVNAELEGFSIDPLERSYRIDELRWSE is encoded by the coding sequence ATGCTACTGCCCTCTCGATCCCTGCCCCATCGTTCCCTGCTGCTTGGCCTTGCCCTGCTGCCCCTGTCAGCCGCCGCCGATCGGCCGCTCTCGGTGGTTGCTCCCTGGGAGATCACCGGCGCCGACCCGTCGACCTCGGGCTATGTCTACGCCCGCATGCGGGTCGCCGAGACACTGGTCGACACCGATGCCGACGGTCAGCCCGCACCGGGGCTGGCGGCATCCTGGCAACCCAGCGAAGATGGCCTGACCTGGCGCTTCGCCCTGCGCGAAGACGTCAGCTTCCACGACGGCAGCCCGCTGACGGCGGAGGCCGCAGCCACGAGCCTGCAGCATGCCCAGGCCAAGCCGGGCATTCTCGATTCGGCGCCCATCGCCGGCATCGAGGCCGAGGGCAACGAGGTGGTGATCCAGCTCGAAAGCCCCTTCGCGCCGCTGCCGGCCCTGCTGGCCCACTCCACCACCCTGATCCTCGCCCCGGGTGCCTTCGACGACGAAGGGCGAGTCACCCAGGTGATCGGTACCGGCCCCTACCGGGTAGAGAGCGTGGCGCCCCCGCAGCGGCTCGGTGTGGAGCGCTTCGACGACTACTGGGGCGAAGCCCCCTCCATCGACAGCGCCAGCTACCTGGCGGTGGGCCGGGGCGAGACCCGCGCGCTGATGGCCGAGAGCGGGGATGCCGATGTGGTCTTCACCCTCGACCCGGCGAGCCGTGCGCGGCTGGCGCGCAATGACCGCCTGGCAATGCATGCCGAACCGCTACCGCGCACCATCGTGTTCAAGGTCAATGCCGAACATCCCTTGCTTGAAGATGCTCGCGCCCGCCAGGCACTAAGCCTGGCCATCGACCGTGAAGGCATTGCCGCCGGCCTGCTGCGTGATCCCGAAGCCGCCGCGCCCGAGCTGTTCCCGGCCAGCCTCGGCCCCTGGCACCTCGGCCTCGAAGCCGATGAGGCGCAGGACGTGGAGCGGGCCCGCGAGCTGCTCGCCGAGATGGGTTGGGAAGCCAACGGCAGCGGCGTGCTGGAACGCGACGGCGAGCCTTTCGAGCTGACCCTGCGTACCTTCTCCGACCGCCCCGAGCTGCCGCTGGTGGCCACCGCCCTGCAGGATCAGTGGCGTGAGATCGGCGTGGCGCTGGAGGTTGCCGTGGGCAACGCCAGCGAGATCCCCTCCGGCCACCGCGACGGCAGCCTGGAGCTAGGGCTGATGGCACGCAACTACGGCCTGGTGCCCGACCCGCTCGGCACCTTGCTCGACGACTTCGGCACCGACCCCGAGTCCATGGGCGGCGACTGGGGCGCCATGGGCTGGCATGACGCCGACCTGGCCGGCTGGCTCGACACCCTGCGCCAGGAAGCCGAACCCGAGGCCCGTACCGAGCTGGCGGGCCAGGTGGCACGCCGCCTGAACGAAGCCATGCCGGTCGTGCCCGTGGCCTGGTACCAGCAGACCGCCGCGGTCAATGCCGAGCTGGAAGGCTTCTCCATCGACCCGCTGGAGCGCAGCTACCGCATCGACGAGCTGAGGTGGAGCGAATGA